CAGGCTCTTATCCCTGACATCCGACAGTATCCGTACATAGCTTTCCCCATCTGGAAAGTGCCTGATAGTGGCAGCACCACAAGGGATCTGCAACTGTTCAGAAAGTTGTGTTGCTAAGTTTTCATTCCCGGGTAATCCAAAAATAAGCCAGTCCATAGATATGCTTTAGAAGATTGTAATAATATCCTTTTCGTTAGCTATGTATTCCAGGGCATAGGATAACTCCCCCTCCGACTCTGCAAAAATGGTGTACAGCACCTCGTCTACTACTACTTTCTTTCCTAACGGCGCGTCGAATAGAACGCCTGCTGCAGGATCATCCGGCGCGCCGGCAAGCTTGGCAACTTTTGCAAGCCGGCGGTTATCAATTTTGTTTACTGTGCCGGCTTTCTCCGCTTTAACCTGATAGCTAAATGCAGCAAAGGTGGGCAGGGTAAAGCCTCCTTGCGCAAGACAGATAGCCTTAAACTTTTCAAAAGCTTTGCCTGTCTCTAAAACTTCCTTTGCGACTACAACACCTTGCCCGTTTGGCACTTCTCCTGCTAATTCCAGCAGGTCGCCAGCTAATAATATAGCTCTTTCCTTCAAATCCTGGGGAGCAGAAGTTTCGTTTTTAAGCACCGCTAGCACGTCCATTGCCTCTAAGGCGGGTCCTATGCCCCGGCCTACAGGTTGAGTGCCATCTGTTAGCACAACCTTTAACCGGAGCCCAACGGTGGCAGCTACTTTTTCCAGGCGTTCTTTCAGCGTCTCTGCTGTTTTTCGACTTCTTATTTTGGCAGTTTCACCAACGGGAATGTCTATGACGACATGCGTGGCACCAGCCGAAACTTTTTTAGATAACACCGATGCAATCAATTGTCCTTCACTGTCTATATCCAGTGCCCGTTCCACTCGAATAAGCAGATCATCTGCCGGACTTAATTTAACTGATCCACCCCAGGCAAAACAGCCACCCTCTTTTTTAACAACCTGCTTCATTTCTTCGAGAGAGAGATTAACACGTGTAATAGTTTCCATGGTATCGGCTGTTCCTGCCGGCGAGGTAATAGCCCTTGATGAAGTTTTGGGAATTGTTAGCCCACAGGCAGCAACGATAGAGACTACTATAGGGGTGGTTCTATTTCCGGGCAGACCACCTACGCAGTGTTTGTCAGCTACTACAGGTATTCCCCAGTCAAGCCTTTCGCCCACCTCCACCATCGCCCTCGTCAGACCGGTAACTTCTTCTTCACTCATTTTCCCGGCACAGCCTGTAATAAAAGCAGCTATATCCACATTCGAGTAATTCCCCTGAACTATATCCACCATGATTTCCTGAAGTGCGTTGAAGGTAAGCGTGTGTCCATAAATCTTGGACCGTACAAACTTCATTGATTCTACCGGAGGTATATGGGATAAAGTCAGGTAAGCCTCCTCTGGTACCTGTAAAGCTTCCCGGGCTCCTTTTGACAAACTGATTTCGCCTGGGGATAAAAGCTCGGACTCTATTACATTTAGACTGGCCACTATGGATTTGTCGTTGTTCGACACTTTTATGCGGGTTAAGGCTGAAAAGCCCTCTGATTTACATATGTGGCAATCTGAGCGCATATAGACCACATGCTCCTGCTGCGTGTCAATGCCTAGTTTCTTGAATTTTAATTGATCGTGCATCATGGGACTATACCTCGTGAATGCTATATAAGGCAGGAAGCGTGGCCTCCCAGCCATAAACTTCTTTTATTTTGTTACGCAGGGCTTCTGCAGCTGGCAATTCCCCGTGGACAATAAATATGGATTCAGGGGCCTTCGTCAGTTTTCCTAACCATCTGATAAGTTCACCTTGGTCAGCATGCCCCGATAGCCCTTCCATGTTTTTAACAGTTGCCCGCACAGGAAAATAACGGCCAAACATTTTCAGTTCTTGCGCTCCTTCCTGCAGCTGCCTGCCACGTGTCCCTTCCGCCTGGTAACCGATGAGCAAAATAGTTGCATCAGGATCATCCAGGTGTTTTTCCAGGTAGCTTAAAACCCTTCCGCCTGTCACCATCCCACTTCCGGCAATAATGATCTTCGGACCAGGAGTATTAACAGCACTTTTGCTTTCAGCTATGCTTTTTACCACCTTGATATTTTTGCACATTTCAGCACATTCTTCAGGAGACATCTTGTGCCACTCAGGGGCATGATGGAATATATTTAAAACCGATCTTCCCATGGGGCTATCCATAATGATGGGTATGTCAGGCAGGCTGTTTTTTTGCTTCATTTTCCATAAAAGAAATAAAAAGCTCTGGGTACGTTCAACTGCAAAGCTTGGAATGATAAGAGGTCCTTCCTTTTGCCATACTTCCCAAATTATGTTTTTTAGTTCAAGTTCAGTGTCTACAGCAGGGTGTAGGCGGTTACCATAGGTACTTTCTATAAGCAAAACATCAGCCTGCTTCGGCAAATGTGGAGGATAAAGCAGCATATCATTTTCCCGCCCGATGTCCCCTGAAAAAACAAGTGTTTTCCCCTCTACCTCTAACTCAATAAAGGTGGCGCCAATGATATGCCCGTTATAGTTGAACCGAACCCGGATACCTGGGTATAAATCAACCCACACATCTAGTGGTTGCGATGAAAAATAAGCGATTGTGCGCTCTACATCCAGCAGGGTGTAAAGCGGCTTTGCCGGTTTATGTTTTGAATACCCCTGCTTATTCGCACGAGCAGCGTCTTCTTCCTGAATTTTTGCACTATCCTTTAAAATTATTTCGGTTATGGCCAGGGTGGGTGCTGTTCCTAAAACTCTCCCTTTGAATCCCATACTTACCAAGCGAGGCAAATATCCTGTATGGTCAAGATGCGCATGCGTTAGTAGCACAAGGTCAATTTCTGCTACCTTCAAAGGCGGCTCCTCCCAGTTTAAATCCCG
The genomic region above belongs to Pontibacter actiniarum and contains:
- a CDS encoding thymidine phosphorylase family protein translates to MMHDQLKFKKLGIDTQQEHVVYMRSDCHICKSEGFSALTRIKVSNNDKSIVASLNVIESELLSPGEISLSKGAREALQVPEEAYLTLSHIPPVESMKFVRSKIYGHTLTFNALQEIMVDIVQGNYSNVDIAAFITGCAGKMSEEEVTGLTRAMVEVGERLDWGIPVVADKHCVGGLPGNRTTPIVVSIVAACGLTIPKTSSRAITSPAGTADTMETITRVNLSLEEMKQVVKKEGGCFAWGGSVKLSPADDLLIRVERALDIDSEGQLIASVLSKKVSAGATHVVIDIPVGETAKIRSRKTAETLKERLEKVAATVGLRLKVVLTDGTQPVGRGIGPALEAMDVLAVLKNETSAPQDLKERAILLAGDLLELAGEVPNGQGVVVAKEVLETGKAFEKFKAICLAQGGFTLPTFAAFSYQVKAEKAGTVNKIDNRRLAKVAKLAGAPDDPAAGVLFDAPLGKKVVVDEVLYTIFAESEGELSYALEYIANEKDIITIF
- a CDS encoding MBL fold metallo-hydrolase RNA specificity domain-containing protein gives rise to the protein MDAKITIKFLGAAGSVTGSKYLIKAAGKQILIDCGLFQGLKELRDLNWEEPPLKVAEIDLVLLTHAHLDHTGYLPRLVSMGFKGRVLGTAPTLAITEIILKDSAKIQEEDAARANKQGYSKHKPAKPLYTLLDVERTIAYFSSQPLDVWVDLYPGIRVRFNYNGHIIGATFIELEVEGKTLVFSGDIGRENDMLLYPPHLPKQADVLLIESTYGNRLHPAVDTELELKNIIWEVWQKEGPLIIPSFAVERTQSFLFLLWKMKQKNSLPDIPIIMDSPMGRSVLNIFHHAPEWHKMSPEECAEMCKNIKVVKSIAESKSAVNTPGPKIIIAGSGMVTGGRVLSYLEKHLDDPDATILLIGYQAEGTRGRQLQEGAQELKMFGRYFPVRATVKNMEGLSGHADQGELIRWLGKLTKAPESIFIVHGELPAAEALRNKIKEVYGWEATLPALYSIHEV